A genome region from Euphorbia lathyris chromosome 4, ddEupLath1.1, whole genome shotgun sequence includes the following:
- the LOC136226597 gene encoding LIM domain-containing protein WLIM1-like — protein sequence MAAYGGTQQKCMACVKTVYLVDKLTADNRIYHKACFRCHHCKGTLKLSNYCSFEGVLYCRPHYDQLFKRTGSLDKSFEGTPKIAKPEKTIDNENASKVSNKFGGTREKCVDCTRTVYPIERVTVNGTPYHKRCFKCSHGGCTISPSNYIAHEGKLYCKHHHIQLFKEKGNYSQLETERQPITDPKPILATQPITATEIAAES from the exons ATGGCTGCCTATGGAGGAACTCAACAAAAATGTATGGCCTGTGTCAAAACTGTTTATCTTGTTGATAAGTTAACAGCTGATAATAGAATTTATCACAAGGCCTGTTTCAGATGCCATCACTGCAAGGGCACTCTCAAG CTTAGTAACTACTGTTCTTTTGAAGGAGTTCTATACTGCAGGCCTCACTATGACCAACTCTTCAAGAGGACTGGCAGTCTTGACAAGAGTTTTGAAG GAACACCGAAAATTGCAAAACCCGAAAAAACTATTGATAACGAG AATGCAAGCAAAGTATCAAATAAGTTTGGTGGCACCAGAGAGAAATGTGTTGATTGCACTAGGACTGTTTATCCTATTGAAAGA gttacAGTGAATGGAACACCATACCATAAGAGGTGTTTCAAGTGCAGTCATGGAGGTTGTACAATAAGCCCATCCAACTACATTGCTCATGAAGGAAAACTATACTGTAAGCATCACCACATCCAACTCTTCAAGGAGAAAGGTAATTACAGCCAACTCGAGACCGAACGCCAGCCGATCACTGACCCGAAGCCAATCCTTGCCACGCAGCCGATCACTGCCACGGAAATCGCTGCCGAATCATGA
- the LOC136226374 gene encoding uncharacterized protein isoform X2, whose protein sequence is MEAEKQLKFFQGCVASAFAERDHSIMEAEKAKEKEELMSQKFNDFQNRLEELTSDCLEQKRLNDALKIDLAKQEEQNETCTKLVNKFYEIRQHSLEGFEDTSWDDKCACLLHDSTEFWSYNDTSTSKYISALEEELEKVRRSADNLQSKLRVGLEIEKHLKKKVRALENKQIRLGKMLVTGITELRHYHSQHRVDIMNLLNEGRLHMKSTVDMLEEKVGEIDLNGEKALGLSLRTINLQENECQDVQIKNDIKTSLSYKESINGLSDTMIKGEGDLSEALAQAMQEKIAALLLLSQQEERHLLERNVNAALQKKLEELQRNLLQVTNEKVKALMDFAQLKQEYQQFQEKTGHEIQPGNSLADTGGKKLIPYDRDGRLKNLLKKTYLKRWIGESDLGGSEEEAQLNSEGILSSKRFNNIDFATMKIENATLKESLESMDHLTSSIHRLRLAVLKVKESVACEDTDLNTAEALRGIISEAKLLKTALGSSLPISWAAETDDTSDSGSPRTDASDSLRRASSEKMDSVSAVGFEMVELLILAAQILEESPTRKGFQDGS, encoded by the exons ATGGAGGCAGAGAAGCAGCTTAAATTTTTCCAAGGCTGTGTAGCTTCTGCTTTTGCTGAGCGTGATCATTCAATAATGGAG GCTGAGAAGGCTAAGGAGAAGGAAGAGCTCATGTCCCAAAAATTTAATGATTTTCAGAACAG GTTAGAAGAGCTCACCTCGGATTGTCTTGAACAGAAGAGACTGAATGATGCACTGAAGATTGATCTAGCAAAGCAAGAAGAGCAGAACGAAACTTGCACGAAA TTAGTCAACAAGTTCTATGAGATCAGGCAACATTCACTTGAAGGATTTGAGGATACAAGCTGGGATGATAAATGTGCATGTCTGCTACATGACTCAACAGAATTTTGGAGTTATAATGATACCTCCACCTCTAAATACATT AGTGCATTAGAAGAAGAGCTGGAGAAAGTGAGGAGATCTGCGGATAATCTTCAAAGTAAACTACGGGTG GGTTTGGAAATAGAAAAGCACTTGAAGAAAAAAGTTCGTGCACTGGAAAATAAGCAG ATTCGTTTGGGCAAAATGTTAGTGACCGGTATAACAGAGTTGCGCCATTACCATTCTCAGCACAGAGTTGATATCATGAATTTACTAAATGAGGGAAGATTGCATATGAAATCGACTGTTGATATGCTAGAAGAAAAGGTTGGAGAAATCGATCTCAACGGAGAGAAGGCTTTGGGCCTTTCTCTTAGAACCATAAATCTTCAGGAAAATGAATGTCAAGATGtacaaataaaaaatgacaTTAAGACGTCTTTGTCATATAAG GAAAGTATAAATGGCTTATCGGATACCATGATTAAAGGAGAAGGCGATTTGTCTGAAGCCCTTGCACAGGCAATGCAGGAGAAG ATTGCAGCGTTATTGCTTTTGTCACAACAAGAAGAAAGACATCTGTTGGAGAGAAATGTAAATGCAGCTCTTCAGAAAAAACTGGAGGAGCTTCAGAGAAACTTGTTGCAA GTTACAAATGAAAAAGTAAAAGCACTGATGGATTTTGCACAGTTAAAGCAAGAATATCAACAGTTTCAAGA GAAAACCGGGCATGAAATACAGCCAGGAAATTCACTGGCTGATACTGGGGGAAAGAAGCTCATTCCTTATGACAGAGATGGAAGGTTAAAAAATCTGCTGAAGAAGACATATCTGAAACGCTGGATCGGTGAATCTGATCTTGGTGGAAGTGAAGAGGAAGCACAACTGAACAGTGAAGGGATTCTCTCCAGCAAAAGATTCAATAACATAGACTTTGCAAC GATGAAGATTGAAAATGCTACCTTGAAGGAGAGCTTGGAAAGTATGGATCATCTaacttcttcaattcatagacTTCGTTTGGCTGTTCTAAAG GTTAAGGAGTCTGTTGCTTGTGAAGATACTGATCTTAACACGGCAGAAGCTCTTCGTGGTATCATTTCCGAGGCCAAACTTTTGAAGACTGCTTTAGGCAGCTCCTTACCAATTAGTTGGGCTGCCGAGACGGATGACACCTCAGACAGCGGAAGTCCCCGAACTGATGCAAGTGATTCTCTCAGGCGCGCTAGCAGCGAGAAGATGGATTCAGTATCTGCTGTAGGATTTGAGATGGTGGAACTACTGATACTTGCAGCTCAGATACTAGAAGAAAGTCCAACCAGAAAAGGTTTCCAAGATGGAAGCTGA
- the LOC136226374 gene encoding uncharacterized protein isoform X1: MDVNLNSNESLLARIEQLEHERGELHKDIEQLCMQQAGPSYLVIATKMHFQRTASLEQEIENLKKKLASCTRESLNLQEELSEAYRIKSQLADLHQAEVAKNMEAEKQLKFFQGCVASAFAERDHSIMEAEKAKEKEELMSQKFNDFQNRLEELTSDCLEQKRLNDALKIDLAKQEEQNETCTKLVNKFYEIRQHSLEGFEDTSWDDKCACLLHDSTEFWSYNDTSTSKYISALEEELEKVRRSADNLQSKLRVGLEIEKHLKKKVRALENKQIRLGKMLVTGITELRHYHSQHRVDIMNLLNEGRLHMKSTVDMLEEKVGEIDLNGEKALGLSLRTINLQENECQDVQIKNDIKTSLSYKESINGLSDTMIKGEGDLSEALAQAMQEKIAALLLLSQQEERHLLERNVNAALQKKLEELQRNLLQVTNEKVKALMDFAQLKQEYQQFQEKTGHEIQPGNSLADTGGKKLIPYDRDGRLKNLLKKTYLKRWIGESDLGGSEEEAQLNSEGILSSKRFNNIDFATMKIENATLKESLESMDHLTSSIHRLRLAVLKVKESVACEDTDLNTAEALRGIISEAKLLKTALGSSLPISWAAETDDTSDSGSPRTDASDSLRRASSEKMDSVSAVGFEMVELLILAAQILEESPTRKGFQDGS, from the exons ATGGATGTCAATTTGAATTCAAATGAGTCCTTGTTGGCTCGCATCGAGCAACTAGAGCATG AGCGTGGTGAATTGCACAAAGATATAGAACAATTGTGTATGCAGCAAGCGGGACCTAGCTACCTTGTTATCGCAACTAAAATGCATTTCCAGAG GACAGCTAGCTTGGAGCAGGAGATTGAGAACTTGAAAAAGAAGCTAGCTTCTTGCACAAGGGAGAGTCTAAATCTTCAAGAGGAACTTTCAGAGGCTTATAGAATCAAA AGCCAACTAGCAGATCTTCATCAAGCTGAAGTTGCAAAG AATATGGAGGCAGAGAAGCAGCTTAAATTTTTCCAAGGCTGTGTAGCTTCTGCTTTTGCTGAGCGTGATCATTCAATAATGGAG GCTGAGAAGGCTAAGGAGAAGGAAGAGCTCATGTCCCAAAAATTTAATGATTTTCAGAACAG GTTAGAAGAGCTCACCTCGGATTGTCTTGAACAGAAGAGACTGAATGATGCACTGAAGATTGATCTAGCAAAGCAAGAAGAGCAGAACGAAACTTGCACGAAA TTAGTCAACAAGTTCTATGAGATCAGGCAACATTCACTTGAAGGATTTGAGGATACAAGCTGGGATGATAAATGTGCATGTCTGCTACATGACTCAACAGAATTTTGGAGTTATAATGATACCTCCACCTCTAAATACATT AGTGCATTAGAAGAAGAGCTGGAGAAAGTGAGGAGATCTGCGGATAATCTTCAAAGTAAACTACGGGTG GGTTTGGAAATAGAAAAGCACTTGAAGAAAAAAGTTCGTGCACTGGAAAATAAGCAG ATTCGTTTGGGCAAAATGTTAGTGACCGGTATAACAGAGTTGCGCCATTACCATTCTCAGCACAGAGTTGATATCATGAATTTACTAAATGAGGGAAGATTGCATATGAAATCGACTGTTGATATGCTAGAAGAAAAGGTTGGAGAAATCGATCTCAACGGAGAGAAGGCTTTGGGCCTTTCTCTTAGAACCATAAATCTTCAGGAAAATGAATGTCAAGATGtacaaataaaaaatgacaTTAAGACGTCTTTGTCATATAAG GAAAGTATAAATGGCTTATCGGATACCATGATTAAAGGAGAAGGCGATTTGTCTGAAGCCCTTGCACAGGCAATGCAGGAGAAG ATTGCAGCGTTATTGCTTTTGTCACAACAAGAAGAAAGACATCTGTTGGAGAGAAATGTAAATGCAGCTCTTCAGAAAAAACTGGAGGAGCTTCAGAGAAACTTGTTGCAA GTTACAAATGAAAAAGTAAAAGCACTGATGGATTTTGCACAGTTAAAGCAAGAATATCAACAGTTTCAAGA GAAAACCGGGCATGAAATACAGCCAGGAAATTCACTGGCTGATACTGGGGGAAAGAAGCTCATTCCTTATGACAGAGATGGAAGGTTAAAAAATCTGCTGAAGAAGACATATCTGAAACGCTGGATCGGTGAATCTGATCTTGGTGGAAGTGAAGAGGAAGCACAACTGAACAGTGAAGGGATTCTCTCCAGCAAAAGATTCAATAACATAGACTTTGCAAC GATGAAGATTGAAAATGCTACCTTGAAGGAGAGCTTGGAAAGTATGGATCATCTaacttcttcaattcatagacTTCGTTTGGCTGTTCTAAAG GTTAAGGAGTCTGTTGCTTGTGAAGATACTGATCTTAACACGGCAGAAGCTCTTCGTGGTATCATTTCCGAGGCCAAACTTTTGAAGACTGCTTTAGGCAGCTCCTTACCAATTAGTTGGGCTGCCGAGACGGATGACACCTCAGACAGCGGAAGTCCCCGAACTGATGCAAGTGATTCTCTCAGGCGCGCTAGCAGCGAGAAGATGGATTCAGTATCTGCTGTAGGATTTGAGATGGTGGAACTACTGATACTTGCAGCTCAGATACTAGAAGAAAGTCCAACCAGAAAAGGTTTCCAAGATGGAAGCTGA